One Leclercia pneumoniae genomic region harbors:
- the chbA gene encoding PTS N,N'-diacetylchitobiose transporter subunit IIA: MFDLDNVVAEEAVENDLEEVVMSLIINSGQARSLAYAALKQAKQGDFAAARAMMDQSRLALNEAHLVQTKLIEGDQGEGKMKVSLVLVHAQDHLMTSMLARELVTELIDLHEKIQ, translated from the coding sequence ATAACGTCGTGGCAGAAGAGGCCGTTGAAAACGATCTGGAAGAGGTGGTGATGAGCCTCATTATCAACTCAGGGCAAGCGCGCAGCCTGGCGTATGCCGCGCTGAAGCAGGCTAAGCAGGGCGATTTTGCCGCTGCGCGTGCGATGATGGACCAGTCCCGCCTGGCGCTGAATGAAGCGCATCTGGTACAAACTAAACTGATTGAAGGCGATCAGGGTGAAGGTAAAATGAAAGTGAGCCTGGTGCTGGTACATGCCCAGGATCATCTGATGACCTCAATGCTTGCCCGCGAGCTGGTCACCGAACTCATCGATCTTCACGAAAAAATTCAGTAA
- the chbR gene encoding transcriptional regulator ChbR: protein MDRQEVSAMEIKTAREQQLFNGKNFHVFIYNKVESISGLHQHDYYEFTIVLTGRYYQEINGKRVLLERGDFVFIPMGSHHQSFYDFGATRILNVGISKRFFETHYLPLLPFCFVASQIYHIKAEFLTWIETVIASLNFRDSEFDEFIETVTFYVINRLRHHREEQQVADDIPQWLRTTVEVMHDKLKFGENALENMVQLSGKSQEYLTRATQRYYRKTPVQIINEIRINFAKKQLEITNYSVTDIAYESGYSSPSLFIKTFKKFTSFTPNSYRKNLTVIN, encoded by the coding sequence ATGGACAGGCAGGAGGTCAGCGCGATGGAGATCAAAACCGCACGTGAGCAGCAACTGTTCAATGGCAAAAATTTTCACGTGTTCATCTACAACAAGGTTGAGAGCATCAGTGGTTTGCATCAGCATGACTACTATGAATTCACCATTGTGCTGACCGGCCGTTACTATCAGGAGATCAACGGCAAGCGGGTACTACTGGAGCGCGGTGATTTTGTTTTTATTCCGATGGGCTCACATCACCAGAGCTTCTACGATTTTGGCGCCACGCGTATTCTCAACGTGGGGATCAGCAAGCGCTTTTTCGAAACGCATTATCTGCCGCTTCTGCCGTTCTGCTTTGTCGCCTCGCAGATTTATCACATCAAAGCAGAGTTCCTGACCTGGATCGAAACGGTGATTGCATCGCTAAATTTTCGCGACAGTGAATTTGATGAGTTTATCGAAACCGTCACCTTTTACGTCATCAACCGCCTGCGCCACCATCGCGAAGAGCAGCAGGTGGCGGATGATATTCCCCAGTGGCTGCGCACCACAGTTGAGGTGATGCACGATAAACTCAAGTTTGGCGAAAACGCGCTGGAAAATATGGTGCAACTCTCCGGTAAATCACAAGAATATCTCACCCGTGCGACTCAGCGCTATTATCGTAAGACGCCGGTGCAGATTATTAATGAAATTCGCATTAATTTCGCCAAGAAGCAGCTGGAAATAACCAACTACTCAGTGACGGATATTGCTTATGAGTCGGGTTATAGCAGTCCCAGTCTGTTTATAAAAACGTTTAAAAAATTCACCTCATTTACACCTAATAGCTATCGCAAAAACCTGACGGTAATCAATTAA
- a CDS encoding 6-phospho-beta-glucosidase produces MQKKLKVVTIGGGSSYTPELLEGFIKRYHELPVSELWLVDVEEGQEKLNIIFDLCQRMVKKAGVPMTVHKTLDRREALKDADFVTTQLRVGQLKARELDERLPLSYGYLGQETNGAGGLFKGLRTIPVVFDIIKDVQAICPNAWVINFTNPAGMVTEAVYRHTDFKRFIGVCNIPIGMKMFIRDVLALEESDALSIDLFGLNHMVFIRDVLVNGQSRFAELLDGVASGNLKAGSVKNIFDLPFSEGLIRSLNLLPCSYLLYYFKQKEMLAIEMGEYYKGGARAQVVQKVEKQLFDLYKDPQLNIKPKELEQRGGAYYSDAACEVINAIYNDKQAEHYVNIPHHGHVENIPADWAVEMTCILGRDGAKPHPRITRFDDKVMGLIHTIKGFEVAASQAALSGEFNDVLLAMNLSPLVHSDRDAEKLARDMILAHEKWLPNFAATIDKLKSEQH; encoded by the coding sequence ATGCAGAAGAAATTAAAAGTAGTTACGATCGGCGGCGGCAGCAGTTATACCCCGGAATTACTTGAAGGCTTTATTAAGCGTTACCACGAACTGCCGGTCAGTGAATTATGGCTAGTCGATGTGGAAGAGGGGCAGGAGAAGCTGAATATTATTTTCGACCTCTGCCAGCGGATGGTGAAAAAAGCTGGCGTACCTATGACGGTGCATAAAACACTGGATCGCCGTGAGGCACTGAAAGACGCCGATTTCGTCACCACCCAACTACGCGTAGGCCAGCTCAAAGCGCGTGAGCTGGACGAGCGTCTGCCGCTGAGTTACGGCTACCTCGGACAAGAGACCAACGGTGCGGGCGGTCTGTTCAAGGGGCTGCGCACTATTCCGGTGGTCTTCGACATCATCAAAGATGTGCAGGCGATCTGCCCGAACGCGTGGGTGATTAACTTTACCAATCCGGCCGGCATGGTCACCGAGGCGGTCTATCGTCATACCGATTTCAAACGCTTTATTGGTGTCTGTAATATTCCCATCGGTATGAAGATGTTTATACGCGACGTGCTGGCGCTTGAGGAGAGCGATGCGCTCTCTATCGACCTCTTTGGTCTGAACCATATGGTCTTTATCCGCGATGTGCTGGTAAACGGGCAGTCGCGCTTTGCCGAGCTGCTGGACGGCGTAGCCAGCGGCAATCTTAAGGCTGGCTCGGTGAAAAATATCTTCGACCTGCCGTTCAGCGAAGGGCTGATTCGCTCCCTGAATCTGCTGCCTTGCTCGTATCTGCTCTACTACTTCAAGCAGAAAGAGATGCTGGCCATCGAAATGGGCGAGTACTACAAAGGCGGCGCACGTGCGCAGGTGGTGCAGAAGGTCGAAAAACAGCTGTTCGATCTGTATAAAGATCCGCAACTGAACATTAAGCCGAAAGAGCTGGAGCAGCGCGGTGGCGCCTATTACTCCGACGCGGCCTGCGAAGTGATCAACGCTATCTATAACGATAAGCAGGCCGAACATTACGTGAACATTCCGCATCATGGTCACGTTGAAAATATTCCGGCTGACTGGGCGGTAGAAATGACCTGCATCCTGGGGCGTGACGGCGCAAAACCGCACCCACGTATCACCCGCTTCGACGATAAAGTGATGGGGCTTATTCACACCATCAAGGGCTTTGAGGTGGCGGCAAGCCAGGCGGCGCTGAGTGGCGAGTTTAACGATGTGCTACTGGCGATGAACCTCAGCCCGCTGGTGCACTCGGATCGCGATGCTGAAAAACTGGCACGTGATATGATTCTGGCCCATGAAAAATGGCTGCCAAATTTTGCAGCAACCATCGATAAGCTCAAGAGCGAACAGCATTAA
- the chbG gene encoding chitin disaccharide deacetylase, translated as MENLLIVNADDFGLSKGQNYGIVEACRHGVVTSTTAMMNAEAIEHAVALSRDLPALGVGMHFVLTLGRPLTAMPGLAREGELGKWIWEMAEQGGLPLEEIAKELECQFNRFVDLFGRAPTHIDSHHHVHMIPAIFPLVAEFARRKGVAMRVDRQEAAFKAAVPALPPTTDGFSSAFYGDAIDEALFLQTLDDSAQQGERSLEVMAHPALIDNTLRKSAYCWPRLDELEVLTSASLKTAIAERGYRMGTFNDL; from the coding sequence ATGGAAAATCTGCTGATCGTCAACGCCGATGATTTTGGTCTGTCGAAAGGGCAGAACTACGGCATCGTGGAAGCCTGCCGGCATGGCGTGGTGACCTCTACCACCGCCATGATGAATGCTGAGGCAATTGAACACGCCGTTGCCCTGAGCCGTGACCTGCCTGCTTTGGGCGTCGGGATGCACTTCGTCCTGACGTTAGGCAGGCCCCTGACCGCAATGCCTGGCCTGGCGCGCGAAGGGGAGCTTGGAAAATGGATCTGGGAAATGGCTGAGCAGGGCGGCCTGCCGCTTGAGGAGATTGCCAAAGAGCTGGAGTGTCAGTTCAACCGCTTTGTCGATCTCTTCGGTCGTGCGCCGACGCATATCGACAGCCACCACCATGTGCACATGATCCCGGCGATTTTCCCGCTGGTGGCTGAATTTGCCCGCCGTAAAGGGGTGGCGATGCGGGTGGATCGTCAGGAGGCCGCCTTTAAAGCAGCGGTGCCAGCGTTGCCGCCAACTACCGATGGCTTCAGCAGCGCGTTCTATGGCGATGCCATCGACGAGGCGCTGTTCTTGCAAACGCTTGATGATTCGGCGCAGCAGGGGGAGCGAAGTCTGGAGGTGATGGCGCATCCGGCCCTAATCGACAATACTCTGCGTAAAAGCGCCTATTGCTGGCCGCGACTGGATGAGCTGGAGGTATTGACCTCGGCGTCACTGAAAACTGCGATTGCCGAGCGCGGATATCGAATGGGAACCTTTAACGACCTGTAA
- the katE gene encoding catalase HPII yields the protein MSQNDNPHKPHQSPVHNENEAKPGLDSLAPEDGSHRPTADPTAPGEQPTAPGSLKAPHTGNEKLNALECQRKNGENFPLTTNQGVRIADDQNSLRAGSRGPTLLEDFILREKITHFDHERIPERIVHARGSAAHGYFQPYKSLSDLTKADFLSDPDKITPVFVRFSTVQGGAGSADTVRDIRGFATKFYTDEGIFDLVGNNTPIFFIQDAHKFPDFVHAVKPEPHWAIPQGQSAHDTFWDYVSLQPETLHNVMWAMSDRGIPRSYRTMEGFGIHTFRLINAEGKATFVRFHWKPVAGKASLVWDEAQKLTGRDPDFHRRELWEAIEAGDYPEYELGFQLIPEEDEFKYDFDLLDPTKLIPEELVPVQRVGKMVLNRNPDNFFAENEQAAFHPGHIVPGLDFTNDPLLQGRLFSYTDTQISRLGGPNFHEIPINRPTCPYHNFQRDGMHRQDIDTNPANYEPNSINDNWPRETPPGPKRGGFESYQERVEGHKVRERSPSFGEYYAHPRLFWQSQTPVEQQHIIGAFSFELSKVVRAYIRERVVDQLAHIDITLAQGVAENLGITLTEAQRNIAPPKDVNNLKKDPSLSLYAVPGGDIKGRVVGVLLNDKTRSSDLLAVLQALKSRGVHAKLLYARMGEVTADDGSTLPIAATFAGAPSLTVDAVVVPCGDIQSLLNNGDAQYYLLEAYKHLKPIALAGDARQFKALLKVADQGEEGIVEGDSADSAFTDQLLNLLAAHRVWSRSNKIAAIPA from the coding sequence ATGTCGCAGAATGATAATCCCCATAAACCCCATCAATCTCCAGTTCACAACGAAAACGAAGCAAAACCCGGACTGGACTCGCTGGCGCCGGAGGACGGCTCTCACCGGCCCACGGCTGACCCAACTGCACCAGGAGAACAGCCCACTGCGCCAGGTAGCCTGAAGGCACCGCACACGGGTAACGAAAAGCTCAACGCGCTGGAGTGCCAGCGTAAAAATGGCGAGAACTTTCCGCTAACGACCAATCAGGGCGTACGTATCGCCGACGATCAAAACTCCCTGCGCGCCGGTAGCCGCGGCCCCACGCTGCTGGAAGATTTTATCCTGCGCGAGAAGATCACCCATTTCGACCACGAGCGCATTCCGGAGCGTATCGTGCATGCGCGCGGCTCGGCAGCACACGGTTATTTCCAGCCCTATAAGAGCCTGAGCGACCTGACCAAAGCGGATTTTCTCTCCGACCCCGATAAGATCACCCCGGTATTCGTACGATTTTCAACGGTACAGGGCGGTGCAGGCTCCGCCGATACGGTGCGTGATATCCGCGGGTTCGCCACCAAATTTTATACCGACGAAGGTATCTTTGACCTGGTGGGCAACAACACGCCGATCTTCTTTATTCAGGACGCGCACAAGTTTCCCGACTTCGTCCATGCCGTTAAACCCGAGCCACACTGGGCCATTCCCCAGGGGCAGAGCGCCCATGACACCTTCTGGGATTATGTTTCTCTGCAGCCGGAAACCCTGCACAACGTGATGTGGGCGATGTCCGATCGCGGTATCCCGCGTAGCTATCGCACCATGGAAGGTTTTGGCATCCACACCTTCCGGCTGATTAACGCCGAAGGTAAAGCCACGTTTGTTCGCTTCCACTGGAAGCCCGTAGCGGGTAAAGCCTCTCTGGTCTGGGATGAGGCGCAAAAACTGACGGGGCGCGATCCGGATTTCCATCGCCGTGAATTGTGGGAAGCCATCGAAGCGGGCGATTATCCGGAGTATGAACTGGGCTTCCAGCTCATCCCGGAAGAAGATGAATTCAAATATGATTTTGACCTGCTGGATCCTACCAAGCTGATTCCTGAAGAGCTGGTGCCGGTGCAACGCGTCGGCAAAATGGTCCTTAACCGTAACCCGGATAACTTCTTCGCCGAAAACGAACAGGCTGCTTTCCATCCTGGCCACATCGTACCGGGGCTGGACTTCACTAACGATCCGCTGTTGCAGGGGCGTCTGTTCTCCTATACCGATACGCAGATCAGCCGCCTGGGCGGACCTAACTTCCACGAGATCCCGATTAATCGCCCGACCTGCCCGTACCACAACTTCCAGCGCGATGGCATGCACCGTCAGGATATCGATACCAACCCGGCCAACTATGAACCGAACTCGATCAACGATAACTGGCCGCGCGAAACCCCTCCAGGCCCAAAACGCGGCGGCTTTGAGTCGTATCAGGAACGCGTTGAGGGTCATAAAGTACGTGAGCGTAGCCCCTCCTTTGGCGAATATTATGCCCACCCTCGCCTCTTCTGGCAGAGTCAAACGCCGGTGGAGCAGCAGCATATTATTGGTGCCTTCAGTTTCGAGCTGAGCAAGGTGGTTCGGGCCTATATCCGGGAGCGGGTCGTGGATCAACTGGCCCACATTGATATCACGCTTGCCCAGGGGGTCGCTGAAAATCTGGGGATTACCCTCACTGAAGCACAGCGCAACATTGCGCCGCCGAAGGACGTCAACAACCTGAAAAAGGATCCCAGCCTCAGCCTTTATGCGGTGCCGGGCGGCGATATTAAAGGTCGTGTGGTTGGCGTACTGCTGAATGATAAAACCCGTTCGTCGGATCTACTGGCGGTGTTACAGGCCCTCAAGTCCCGGGGGGTTCACGCAAAGCTGCTCTACGCCCGCATGGGTGAAGTAACGGCTGACGACGGTTCTACCCTGCCGATAGCCGCGACCTTTGCGGGTGCGCCTTCCTTGACGGTAGATGCCGTGGTGGTGCCATGTGGTGATATTCAAAGCCTGTTGAATAATGGCGATGCGCAATATTACCTGCTGGAGGCCTATAAGCATCTTAAACCTATCGCGCTGGCGGGCGATGCGCGACAGTTTAAAGCGCTGCTTAAGGTTGCGGATCAGGGTGAAGAGGGCATTGTAGAAGGTGACAGCGCAGATAGCGCCTTCACCGATCAGCTTTTGAATCTGCTGGCCGCGCACCGTGTCTGGTCACGTAGCAACAAGATAGCCGCTATTCCGGCATAA
- the cedA gene encoding cell division activator CedA, whose product MKPLRQQNRPVISYVPRVEPAPPDHATKMEGFRDVWLLRGKYVAFVLMGEHFRCSPPFTVPESAQRWATQVRQENELKE is encoded by the coding sequence ATGAAACCACTTCGCCAACAAAACCGTCCTGTCATTAGCTACGTACCCCGCGTGGAACCCGCCCCGCCTGACCATGCCACTAAAATGGAGGGGTTTCGTGATGTCTGGCTATTGCGCGGCAAATATGTGGCGTTTGTGCTGATGGGGGAACATTTTCGTTGTTCCCCACCGTTTACCGTGCCAGAGTCGGCCCAGCGCTGGGCGACACAGGTACGTCAGGAAAACGAGTTAAAAGAGTAG
- a CDS encoding L-cystine transporter has translation MNFPLIANIVVFVVLLLLLAQTRHRQWSLAKKVLVGLVMGVVFGLALQAIYGAANPVLKDSIQWFNIVGNGYVQLLQMIVMPLVFASILSAVARLHNASQLGKISFLTIGTLLFTTLIAALVGVLVTNLFGLTAEGLVQGTAETARLTAIETNYAGKVADLTVPQMLLSFVPKNPFADLTGASPTSIISVVIFAAFLGVAALKLLKEDAPKGQRVITAIDTLQSWVMKLVRLVMQLTPYGVLALMTKVVAGSNMADIIKLGSFVVASYLGLGIMFVVHGILLGVNGVSPLKYFRKVWPVLTFAFTSRSSAASIPLNVEAQTRRLGVPESIASFSASFGATIGQNGCAGLYPAMLAVMVAPTVGINPLDPVWIATLVGIVTISSAGVAGVGGGATFAALIVLPALGLPVTLVALLISVEPLIDMGRTALNVSGSMTAGTLTSQWLKQTDKEILESDDNAELAHR, from the coding sequence ATGAACTTTCCATTAATCGCGAACATCGTGGTGTTCGTAGTCTTGCTATTGCTGCTGGCGCAAACGCGTCATCGTCAGTGGAGCCTGGCCAAAAAGGTGCTGGTAGGTCTGGTAATGGGTGTGGTATTTGGCCTGGCGTTGCAGGCTATTTACGGTGCCGCCAACCCGGTACTGAAAGACTCCATCCAGTGGTTTAACATTGTCGGTAACGGCTACGTTCAACTGCTGCAAATGATCGTAATGCCGCTGGTCTTTGCCTCTATTCTGAGCGCGGTTGCGCGTCTGCATAACGCCTCTCAGTTGGGTAAAATCAGCTTCCTGACCATCGGTACGCTGCTGTTTACCACGCTGATTGCCGCGCTCGTGGGTGTGCTGGTCACCAACCTCTTCGGCCTGACTGCCGAAGGTCTGGTACAGGGTACGGCCGAAACCGCACGTCTGACGGCGATCGAAACAAACTACGCGGGCAAAGTGGCCGACCTGACCGTGCCGCAAATGCTGCTCTCTTTCGTGCCTAAAAATCCGTTTGCCGATCTGACGGGTGCGAGCCCGACGTCGATCATCAGCGTGGTGATCTTCGCGGCGTTCCTGGGCGTGGCCGCCCTCAAGCTGTTGAAAGAAGATGCGCCGAAAGGTCAGCGTGTTATCACCGCTATCGATACCCTGCAGAGCTGGGTAATGAAGCTGGTCCGTCTGGTGATGCAGTTGACGCCATACGGCGTCCTGGCACTGATGACCAAAGTGGTTGCCGGTTCTAATATGGCTGACATCATTAAGCTGGGTAGCTTCGTTGTCGCCTCGTATCTGGGCCTGGGCATTATGTTTGTGGTTCACGGGATCCTGCTGGGCGTGAACGGCGTGAGCCCGCTGAAATATTTCCGCAAAGTCTGGCCGGTTCTGACCTTCGCGTTCACCAGCCGCTCCAGCGCAGCCTCTATTCCGCTGAACGTTGAAGCGCAGACCCGTCGTCTGGGCGTACCGGAATCTATCGCCAGCTTCTCTGCCTCCTTTGGTGCCACCATTGGTCAGAATGGCTGTGCGGGCCTTTATCCGGCGATGCTGGCAGTGATGGTGGCTCCAACCGTCGGGATTAACCCGCTGGATCCCGTCTGGATTGCAACGCTGGTAGGTATCGTCACCATCAGCTCCGCAGGCGTAGCCGGCGTGGGTGGCGGTGCGACCTTCGCCGCACTGATTGTTCTGCCTGCACTGGGTCTGCCGGTCACGCTGGTTGCCCTGCTCATCTCTGTAGAGCCCCTGATCGACATGGGCCGTACCGCCCTGAACGTGAGTGGTTCTATGACTGCCGGTACACTGACCAGTCAGTGGCTGAAACAGACCGATAAAGAGATTCTGGAGAGCGACGACAACGCCGAACTGGCGCACCGTTAA
- a CDS encoding metal-dependent hydrolase: MTAEGHLLFSLACAVFAKNAELTPVLAQGDWWHIVPSAVLTCLLPDIDHPKSLLGQRLKWISKPVARMFGHRGFTHSLLAVFIALTLFYLKVPEDWIIPADAIQGMVLGYLSHILADMLTPAGVPLLWPCRWRFRLPILAPQKGNQLERVLCMALFAWAVWMPQTLPDNGAVRWSSQMINSLQMQFNRFIHHQIEQ, translated from the coding sequence ATGACGGCGGAAGGTCATCTGCTTTTTTCTCTCGCCTGCGCAGTGTTTGCCAAAAACGCTGAGCTTACGCCTGTGCTGGCGCAGGGCGACTGGTGGCACATTGTGCCCTCCGCGGTACTGACCTGTCTGCTTCCGGATATCGATCACCCAAAATCGCTGCTGGGGCAGCGCCTCAAGTGGATATCAAAGCCGGTGGCCCGCATGTTTGGTCACCGGGGCTTTACCCACAGCCTGCTGGCGGTTTTCATCGCCCTTACCCTCTTTTATTTAAAAGTGCCTGAAGACTGGATTATCCCCGCGGATGCCATTCAGGGGATGGTACTCGGTTATCTCAGCCATATCCTTGCGGATATGCTCACCCCGGCCGGCGTTCCGCTACTCTGGCCCTGCCGCTGGCGTTTTCGCCTGCCTATTCTGGCGCCGCAAAAAGGGAACCAGCTTGAGCGCGTGCTCTGCATGGCGCTCTTTGCCTGGGCGGTGTGGATGCCGCAAACCTTGCCCGATAATGGTGCAGTGCGTTGGTCATCGCAGATGATTAATTCGCTACAAATGCAGTTCAATCGCTTTATTCATCACCAGATTGAACAATAA
- the kduD gene encoding 2-dehydro-3-deoxy-D-gluconate 5-dehydrogenase KduD codes for MIMDAFNLSGKVAIVTGCDTGLGQGMTLGLAQAGCDIVGVNRKIPQETAEKVNALGRRFMAIQADLSKQDALDDIVNQTVTEMGRVDILVNNAGTIRREDALNFSEKDWDEVMNLNLKSVFFLSQAVARQFIRQGQGGKIINIASMLSFQGGIRVPSYTASKSGVLGITRLLANEWATQGINVNAIAPGYMATNNTQQLRDDAQRSKEILDRIPAGRWGTPADLQGPVVFLASSASDYINGHTLAVDGGWLAR; via the coding sequence ATGATAATGGATGCCTTTAATCTTTCAGGTAAAGTGGCAATTGTCACCGGCTGCGACACGGGCTTAGGCCAGGGAATGACGCTCGGCCTGGCACAGGCAGGCTGCGACATCGTCGGCGTAAACCGCAAAATCCCGCAAGAGACCGCCGAAAAAGTCAACGCGCTGGGTCGCCGCTTTATGGCTATTCAGGCCGACCTCAGTAAGCAGGATGCCCTGGACGATATCGTCAACCAGACGGTGACGGAGATGGGCCGGGTAGATATTCTGGTCAATAACGCCGGAACTATCCGCCGGGAAGATGCCCTTAACTTTAGCGAAAAAGATTGGGATGAGGTCATGAACCTGAACCTGAAGTCGGTCTTTTTCCTCTCGCAAGCCGTGGCGCGGCAGTTTATTCGCCAGGGTCAGGGCGGCAAAATCATTAATATCGCGTCGATGCTCTCCTTTCAGGGCGGTATCCGGGTGCCCTCATATACGGCCTCTAAAAGTGGCGTACTGGGTATTACACGACTGCTGGCCAACGAATGGGCAACGCAGGGAATTAACGTTAACGCGATTGCACCCGGTTATATGGCAACCAATAATACGCAGCAACTGCGCGATGATGCACAGCGCAGCAAAGAGATTCTTGATCGTATTCCCGCCGGTCGCTGGGGTACGCCCGCCGACCTGCAAGGGCCCGTCGTGTTTTTAGCCTCGTCGGCCTCCGACTATATTAATGGTCATACTCTGGCAGTAGACGGCGGCTGGCTGGCGCGTTAA
- the hxpB gene encoding hexitol phosphatase HxpB has product MSNSRQIIAAIFDMDGLLIDSEPLWDRAELDVMASLGVDISRRNELPDTLGLRIDMVVELWFAQQPWSGPGRAEVTDLIINRAIALVEESRPLLAGAREAAALCKAQGLRVGLASASPLHMLEKVLEMFDLRSSFDALASAEKLPYSKPHPQVYMDCAAKLGVDPTACVALEDSVNGMIASKAARMRAIVVPAEENQQDARYALADVKLHSLTQLTPAHLLG; this is encoded by the coding sequence ATGTCAAACTCGCGTCAAATTATTGCTGCCATTTTTGATATGGATGGATTACTGATCGATTCCGAGCCGCTCTGGGATCGTGCTGAACTGGATGTCATGGCCAGCCTTGGCGTGGATATCAGCCGCCGCAATGAACTGCCGGATACCCTCGGTCTGCGGATCGACATGGTGGTGGAGTTGTGGTTTGCCCAGCAACCCTGGTCGGGTCCGGGCCGGGCCGAAGTCACCGACTTAATTATCAACCGCGCCATTGCGCTGGTTGAAGAGAGCCGCCCGCTGCTGGCAGGCGCGCGCGAAGCCGCCGCGCTCTGTAAAGCGCAGGGGTTACGGGTGGGTCTGGCATCCGCCTCGCCGCTTCATATGCTGGAAAAAGTGCTGGAGATGTTCGATCTGCGCAGCAGCTTCGATGCGCTCGCATCGGCCGAAAAACTGCCTTACAGCAAACCGCACCCGCAGGTCTATATGGATTGTGCGGCTAAGCTGGGCGTCGATCCTACGGCGTGCGTCGCGCTGGAAGATTCCGTTAATGGCATGATCGCCAGTAAAGCGGCACGCATGCGCGCTATCGTGGTACCTGCCGAGGAGAATCAGCAGGACGCACGCTATGCGCTGGCCGATGTTAAACTTCACTCTCTAACGCAGCTAACCCCTGCCCACCTGCTCGGTTAA
- a CDS encoding YniB family protein codes for MTYQQAGRIAILKQIAGWVIFIPTVISTIISVLKFMYDHSEKQAGINAVMLDFAHVMIEMMRFNTPFLNFFWFNSPTPDFKQSLNIGFWIIFVLIFVALALQASGARMRRQTRFLREGLEDQLILEKAKGAEGMSREQIESRIVVPHHTIFLQIFPLYVLPVILIIGGYFFFSLLGFL; via the coding sequence ATGACGTATCAACAAGCTGGACGCATAGCCATTCTTAAGCAGATCGCGGGCTGGGTGATTTTTATTCCAACGGTAATTTCCACGATCATCTCTGTTTTGAAATTTATGTATGACCACAGCGAAAAGCAGGCCGGTATAAACGCCGTCATGCTGGACTTCGCTCACGTCATGATTGAGATGATGCGTTTTAATACGCCGTTTCTTAACTTTTTCTGGTTTAACTCCCCAACTCCGGATTTCAAACAGAGCCTGAATATCGGTTTCTGGATTATCTTTGTCCTTATTTTTGTCGCGCTGGCGTTACAGGCTTCAGGCGCCCGTATGCGGCGGCAAACTCGTTTTCTGCGCGAGGGGCTTGAAGATCAGCTGATTCTGGAGAAAGCGAAAGGGGCAGAAGGGATGAGCCGGGAGCAGATTGAGTCGCGTATCGTGGTGCCACACCACACCATTTTCCTGCAAATCTTTCCGCTTTATGTGCTGCCGGTCATTTTGATTATTGGCGGCTACTTCTTCTTTTCACTGCTCGGGTTTTTGTAA
- a CDS encoding fructosamine kinase family protein produces the protein MWQAISHLLREQLGEGEIELRNELPGGEIHAAWHLRYAGRDLFVKCDERELLPIFTAEADQLELLSRSKTVSVPQVLAVGSDRDYSFLVVDYLPPRPLDAHNAFILGQQIARLHQWSDQPQFGLDFDNDLSTTPQPNAWQRRWSTFFAEQRIGWQLELAAEKGLEFGNIDTIVEHIRQRLSSHQPQPSLLHGDLWSDNCALGPQGPYIFDPACYWGDRECDLAMLPLHPEQPPQIYDGYQSVSPLPADFLERQPIYQLYTLMNRAILFGGQHLVNAQKALERVLAA, from the coding sequence ATGTGGCAGGCTATCAGTCATCTTTTACGTGAACAACTGGGTGAAGGTGAAATTGAACTGCGTAACGAACTGCCAGGCGGAGAGATCCATGCCGCATGGCATCTGCGCTATGCGGGGCGCGACCTTTTCGTTAAATGCGATGAGCGGGAGTTACTGCCTATATTCACCGCCGAGGCCGATCAGTTGGAACTCCTCTCTCGCAGCAAAACGGTGAGCGTACCGCAGGTCCTGGCCGTTGGAAGCGATCGCGATTACAGTTTTTTGGTGGTGGATTATCTCCCTCCCCGTCCGCTGGATGCCCACAACGCCTTTATTCTGGGGCAACAGATTGCACGGCTGCACCAGTGGAGCGACCAGCCACAATTCGGCCTCGATTTTGATAACGATCTTTCCACCACGCCTCAGCCCAACGCCTGGCAGCGGCGCTGGTCTACTTTTTTTGCCGAGCAACGCATTGGCTGGCAGCTTGAACTGGCGGCTGAAAAAGGACTGGAGTTCGGGAATATCGATACCATCGTGGAACATATCCGCCAGCGGCTCTCTTCCCATCAACCGCAGCCGTCGCTCCTGCATGGCGATCTCTGGTCAGATAACTGCGCGCTCGGCCCACAGGGGCCTTACATTTTTGACCCGGCCTGCTACTGGGGGGACAGAGAGTGTGACCTGGCGATGTTGCCGCTGCACCCAGAACAGCCGCCACAAATCTACGACGGTTACCAGTCGGTCTCTCCCCTGCCGGCAGACTTCCTTGAGCGCCAACCTATTTACCAGCTTTATACGCTGATGAACCGTGCGATCCTCTTTGGCGGACAGCATCTGGTCAATGCCCAAAAAGCGCTGGAAAGGGTACTGGCGGCCTGA